From Cherax quadricarinatus isolate ZL_2023a chromosome 69, ASM3850222v1, whole genome shotgun sequence, the proteins below share one genomic window:
- the LOC128701846 gene encoding patched domain-containing protein 3-like yields the protein MCNTTTNTGMPQDATSGVDGEISGDNEVVTDDSSTKKAEDETRNSSSPEDHDKVVVEVEPDTGPRTHSKTHSSKKRESCLSRTSRWVTETLEDFFENHGIRVASHPSLTAALCMLVSTLCALGTLSFTTELRPYHLWIPQDSEFIKVLNWQSENFPSSYRRHMAVLETDNVLTARSVQEMWRLHTKVKQLSVGTSHATWDALCARVPSLPMDEEPQTDDADFEYGVLEFRRRRDLFQTQTEDLSLKLPRDQYCDSVFSLPKICLETSLLEVWGLDENIIMNLTDEQVVLDVNSARLSEVFGYKVNFTKYLGSVVYDETGRMVGAKAAMHMWVSQVNQSALDLGNSVVDQGTGELVDKAGFDWEKAWVDTILNDISRPRDIKVYAHAASSFGTVSDENIWGDVKLLVIGFVIMNIFVNITLGRRNLVQQRPVLAFLGLMSVGQAVAVSYGLCSLVGIPYCPVNSILPILLVGLGVDDMFVIMAAWEAAGCHKDVSGNYIKRAGLTMRHAGVAITVTSLTDVTAFAVGASTDLPALRSFCLYAAVGIFAVYLLQATFFLAWLVRDESRLENNKNGLLWCITHKNWKPWGCSERDLLSDAFQYGFCRFIMYTPVRVFILVGSGFLLAFSVWATMNLHQEFNPMWFIPQSSYLYEAFEVSSKHFPEAGERGYIYFSNITLPDDLPELNNLISALMESQVVSSVNAWFTTLDEYMSFMPNLGNMTLTYSLLLDALSIFLQSSTGASYRNDFSLDGVLDCKHPAPPITSFRIEIIHHPTNSRAEQTVALKTVKNLLEQMPVGGYRAAWAQVYSIWETNEIIGYELWRNIILAGIVVSIVTLLLLASFSASMLVLGCVVATVIGVSGTMWLWGLTVDTVSCIAIVLAIGLSVDYAAHVAHAFLTTRGIADKKKRVQKALASVGPAVLLGGLSTLLSFVLLAGSSSHVFATFFKVFVTASILGLYYGLVLLPVILSLIGPAAYAECEAASDPPDIHVTSSMEDSSQHPQDYTNSAYSTDCDSNSKQISIAS from the exons CTGCCTGAGCCGAACGAGCCGATGGGTGACTGAAACACTAGAAGACTTCTTTGAAAATCATGGTATTCGCGTAGCGTCTCACCCCAGTCTGACAGCCGCTCTCTGCATGCTGGTGTCAACATTGTGTGCTCTGGGAACTCTCAGTTTCACCACGGAACTCAGACCTTATCATCTGTGGATCCCTCAGGACTCGGAGTTCATAAAG GTCCTGAACTGGCAGTCGGAAAATTTTCCGAGTTCATACCGGCGCCACATGGCCGTGTTGGAAACGGACAACGTACTGACGGCGCGATCAGTACAGGAAATGTGGCGCCTTCATACCAAAGTGAAGCAGCTCTCTGTGGGAACCAGTCACGCTACTTGGGATGCCCTCTGTGCTCGTGTGCCTTCCCTGCCCATGGATGAGGAGCCACAGACAGACGATGCAGACTTCGAGTACGGGGTTTTGGAATTCAGACGCCGCCGTGATCTATTTCAAACTCAAACAGAGGACTTGAGCCTAAAGTTGCCCCGAGATCAATACTGTGACAGTGTGTTTAGTCTGCCGAAAATATGCCTAGAGACCAGCCTTCTTGAGGTGTGGGGGCTCGATGAGAACATTATCATGAACTTAACAGACGAGCAAGTGGTACTCGATGTCAATTCGGCACGACTGAGTGAAGTTTTTGGCTATAAAGTGAATTTCACTAAATACCTAGGCAGCGTCGTATACGACGAGACGGGACGAATGGTGGGTGCTAAAGCTGCCATGCATATGTGGGTGTCTCAGGTGAATCAGAGCGCCCTCGACctagggaacagtgtagtggatCAGGGCACCGGTGAGCTCGTCGACAAGGCAGGCTTTGACTGGGAAAAAGCTTGGGTGGACACCATTCTGAATGATATCTCACGACCAAGGGACATCAAAGTTTATGCTCATGCTGCAAGCAGCTTCGGCACTGTCAGTGACGAGAATATTTGGGGTGATGTGAAGTTGCTAGTCATCGGTTTTGTAATAATGAATATTTTTGTAAACATAACATTGGGACGAAGGAATCTTGTACAGCAGCGTCCAGTGCTTGCATTTTTAGGATTGATGAGTGTAGGGCAGGCTGTGGCTGTGTCCTATGGTCTCTGTTCACTCGTAGGCATTCCCTACTGTCCCGTTAACTCAATTCTTCCCATTCTCCTAGTAGGCTTAGGTGTAGATGATATGTTCGTCATCATGGCAGCGTGGGAGGCCGCTGGATGCCACAAAGACGTCTCCGGGAACTATATAAAGCGTGCTGGTCTAACAATGCGTCATGCAGGGGTCGCCATCACTGTCACTTCACTGACTGATGTGACAGCTTTTGCTGTGGGAGCGTCAACAGATTTGCCAGCATTACGATCTTTCTGCTTGTACGCTGCTGTCGGCATATTTGCAGTGTATCTGTTGCAAGCTACATTCTTTTTGGCCTGGTTAGTGAGGGATGAAAGTCGATTGGAAAACAATAAAAACGGCCTTCTGTGGTGCATAACACACAAAAATTGGAAACCCTGGGGATGCAGCGAGAGAGATTTGCTGTCAGACGCCTTCCAGTATGGTTTCTGTCGCTTTATTATGTACACACCAGTTCGTGTGTTCATCCTGGTGGGATCTGGCTTCCTCCTGGCCTTCTCAGTCTGGGCCACCATGAACCTTCACCAAGAGTTTAACCCTATGTGGTTCATACCTCAATCCTCTTATTTGTATGAAGCATTCGAAGTCTCCTCGAAGCACTTCCCCGAGGCAGGAGAACGCGGTTATATATACTTCTCTAATATTACCTTACCTGATGATCTGCCTGAGCTAAATAATTTAATAAGTGCTTTGATGGAAAGCCAGGTAGTAAGCTCGGTGAATGCATGGTTTACTACACTAGATGAATATATGTCATTCATGCCTAATTTAGGCAACATGACTCTCACGTATTCCTTACTGCTCGATGCACTTTCcatcttccttcagtcttcaacaGGAGCTTCATATCGGAATGACTTCTCTTTGGATGGCGTTCTTGATTGTAAACACCCGGCTCCTCCTATCACTTCATTTAGAATTGAAATCATCCATCATCCAACAAACTCCCGAGCAGAGCAAACTGTTGCTTTAAAAACAGTCAAGAACTTACTGGAACAAATGCCAGTAGGCGGGTATAGGGCTGCTTGGGCCCAGGTGTACAGCATATGGGAAACCAATGAAATAATCGGGTACGAGCTGTGGAGGAACATTATACTGGCGGGAATAGTAGTGAGCATTGTTACACTGCTTCTTCTGGCATCCTTCTCGGCCTCTATGTTGGTTCTGGGGTGCGTTGTGGCCACTGTCATTGGGGTGTCGGGAACCATGTGGTTGTGGGGTCTTACTGTAGATACTGTTTCCTGCATAGCCATCGTTCTTGCCATCGGGCTCAGTGTGGATTATGCGGCACACGTAGCACACGCCTTCTTAACCACACGCGGCATCGCTGATAAAAAGAAGAGAGTTCAGAAGGCGCTGGCGAGCGTTGGTCCTGCTGTATTATTGGGTGGACTCTCCACACTCCTTTCTTTCGTGCTCCTTGCAGGCTCCTCCTCCCACGTGTTTGCCACTTTCTTCAAAGTATTTGTAACAGCTTCTATATTAGGACTCTACTACGGACTTGTTCTTCTACCCGTGATCCTCTCCTTAATTGGTCCAGCAGCTTATGCTGAGTGCGAGGCAGCTAGCGACCCTCCTGACATACATGTCACCAGCAGTATGGAAGActcttcacaacacccacaaGACTACACTAACTCAGCGTATTCTACTGATTGTGACAGTAATTCTAAACAGATCTCCATAGCATCGTAA